atatagaatggcccccgcagagctgaaagagttgaaagaacaactaaaagatttgcttgaaaaaggctttatcagacctagtacatcactgtggggagcacctgtcttatttgtgaggaagaaagatggttccttacggatgtgtattgattatagacagttgaataaggtgacgatcaagaataagtatccgctctagaggattgatgatttatttgatccgttgcaaggtgccaagtgttttttaaagatagacttgaggtttgGGTAACattaggtaagggttaaggaggatgatattccgaagacaacattcaggactagatatagGCACTCTGAGCTtcgtgttatgtcgttcggtttgaccaatTCCCCAGTAGTATTCATGAATTTGATGATACTGTGTTCAGaccctttttagatctgttcgtaattgtatttatcgatgatatattggtatACTCTCATTTAgtggctgagcatgcagatcatctgcCTACTGTGCTaagagttctacaaaaagggaagttgtatgcaaaattctctaaatgtgaattctggttgaactatGTATTTTTCCTtaggcatatcatttcgggtgaaggcatccgggtggatacgcAAAAGATTGAGGctgtaaagacttggcctagacccacaacaccgacggaggttcgtagctttctcggtttggcaggctattacaggagatttgtagagtgattttcttccttttcagcacctttgacaaagttaactcagaagggatcAAACTTTTAATGGACTAATGCTTACGAACTgagtttccaggcattgaaggaccgattaacttcagcaccagttCTAACACTCCCAGAAgagaccgatggttatgttatctattgtgatgcttcaagcgttggattgggttgtgtgctgatgcagcatggtaaggttgtagcttatgcttctagacaactaagaaagcatgagaagaactacccgacctacgatttagagttagccacggtgattcatgcactaaagatatggaggcactacttgtatggtatTAATATTGATATTTATACAGACCATAAAAGCCTCCAGTATGTATTCAAAAAAAAGGACTTGAATATACGTCAAAGGAGaaggttggagctacttaaagactatgacgttgatattttataccatacGTGGAtggcgaacgtagtagccgacaCTCTCAGTAGTAGATCTACGAGTAGCCTGTCATATATACAACcaaaaaagaggggaatagcccatgagattcatcagctagatagtcttggagttcggttactggactcaggtgacattggaaCTATTCAGGATATGGCAACaacctctttagtaactgaagtgaaaGAACGCCAATATGAAGGTCatatgttagttcattataggtaTACCACCCCTCAGAAAGAAAAGACACCATTTGAGATTACAGAAGATGGGgacctcagatatcgaggacgattatgtgtccctaatgttgcaaGGTTACggcggcaggttatgggagaaactcactattctctttattctattcatccaggagcgacaaagatgtatcatgatataaGAGAAGTATATTGGTGGAACGAAATGGAAAAGGATATAGCGGAGTTTGTTGcttagtgtcctaactgtcagtaggtgaagattgagcatcaaaaaacCGGGGGATTATTGTAGCCTATGGAGATTccaacttggaaatgggaagtaatcaatatggatttcatcgtaggcttacctcgtacccaacgtaagtttgattcgatatgggtgattgttgatagcttac
This sequence is a window from Nicotiana sylvestris chromosome 3, ASM39365v2, whole genome shotgun sequence. Protein-coding genes within it:
- the LOC138887989 gene encoding uncharacterized protein, with translation MGMDWLASCHANVDYRSKIVQFQFLEEPVLEWKVAEHADHLPTVLRVLQKGKLYAKFSKCEFWLNYVFFLRHIISGEGIRVDTQKIEAVKTWPRPTTPTEALKDRLTSAPVLTLPEETDGYVIYCDASSVGLGCVLMQHDHKSLQYVFKKKDLNIRQRRRLELLKDYDVDILYHTWMANVVADTLSSRSTSSLSYIQPKKRGIAHEIHQLDSLGVRLLDSGDIGTIQDMATTSLVTEVKERQYEGHMLVHYRYTTPQKEKTPFEITEDGDLRYRGRLCVPNVARLRRQVMGETHYSLYSIHPGATKMYHDIREVYWWNEMEKDIAEFVA